A region of the Methylocystis sp. MJC1 genome:
ATGGAGCCCGAGGACGGGCTCATATGGGTGTCGGGGATCGGCGACGACGCCGTGATGGCCTTCACCGACTTCGGCGTCGAGAATTTAATCGAACTAATCAAAATGCATAAAAACGATCCGACGCTCCTCAGGCGCTGAAACAGCCCGACTGCATCGCCTGCGGCCTACGCCGGATGGCTACCGAATGTCTGAACATTACATTCATTGGTTCCAGACGCTAGCCGAGGCGCGATGTCTCATCGAAGCATGGAGGATCGACTACAACGAGAGCCGGCGTCACATGGCCCTTGGTAATATCCCGCCGAGCGAATACGCTTTGCGGGCAGTCAGTTCGACAGCATGATAGGTTCAAACGCCGTCGGAAGCTAACTCTGGTCCTGGACCACCGTTCACAAGCGCTTCAGCAATGGGCCGGACTCTAATCCAAGCTGGAGGAGTTTTTCAGGGGCAGGTCAGTTAGACTAAAGAACAGAGACATTGAATAGCCCTGAAAATCAGGCCATAGGTACTCGCGCGACAGGGGCGCCTGGTCCCAGCGCATGTTCTCTGTTCCGCCACTATTCAGCTATAGTGCAACCCTTATCAGACGTTCTGCAAGAGGGGCTCGTGTCAGCGCATCTTCTACCCAAGTTAAGTGAATTTGGCCGAATTATCTCGGTGATCCTACTGATGGATATGAGAACGCGTTTCGGCGCCAGCTTTTTTGGCTATCTTATTGCTATCGGTTGGCCGCTGAGCCATCTCGTCATCATCTCGGGCGCTTATCTCCTGAGGAACTATGTCGCGCCTGTCGGCGAGAGCCCGGCTGTTTTCGTCGCAACGGGAGTCGTGCCATACATCCTCTGTCTTTATCCTGGCAGAATGCTTGGTATGGCCGTAATTCAGGGTCGCTCGCTGCTGAACATGCCGATCCTCAAGCCTGGGCATCTGATCGCCGCGAGATGGATATTGGAGGTACTCAACGCTTTCATTGTCTTGGGTTTGTATTTGTTGCTTATGTATTCGCTCGATATCGATTTTCTCCCGGCAGACTACTTTGTCGCCGCCCAAGCAGTTCTTGCTGCTGTTTATCTTGGCGTAGGAATTGGAGCGCTTAATACTGTCGCTTGCGCGGTATTCGGACACTTTTTCCTTCTAGCCTTTACTATGGTGACAGTTCTTCTATATATTGCTTCCGGTGTGTACGTGCCGTCTTACACATTTAGTGAAGAGATGCGTGAGTATTACTCCTATAATCCGCTTTTCCAGATCGTGGAATGGCTACGCTCGGCGTATTACACGAGCTATGATCCCGCTATGGTCGATAAATTCTACGTAATCGAAGTCGCTTCAATCTCTCTTGCTCTTGGCCTACTAGGGGAGCGTTTTTTTCGCGGAAAATTTCTCTCCTGATGTCGCTCTTGAGGAGGGAGGCTTGTTCGAGCTCCGGGGTCAAAGGGATGCCAGCTTCGATGCTCGCTGCAGCGTTCGATAGCCCGTGACCTGCCCCTGAACTTTCATCCAGCAATAATTAGAGTCGGAGCGTTTGATACGCCCGAGGGCGCGGATGTAGCAACAGGCGATCGGCGGAGCTGGTCGGGGTTGCGCAGCCGATCGCCTGTTGCGGTGAGATTGGCCGCATAGTCCGCTGGCGTCGCGTAGCCGAGCGAAGAATGCGGGCGTCGATGATTATAGTCGCTTACCCATTCGCCGATCTTCGCCCGCGCGTGGTCGAGGCCGAAAAACAGCGTCTCATTCAGAAGCTCATCGCGCATGCGCCCGTTGAAGCTCTCGCAAAAGCCGTTCTGCATCGTAAGACCGTATGTCCGCTTTTGCGACTGAGGTGGCTCGCCCTACGCTGTGCGAGCGAGGGTTGCTCGGCGATCCGAGCCGATCCTCAGCGCAGGAGGGCGAGCCATGGAGCAGTCTACAGAGATTTTCGTCGGGATCGACGTTTCGAAGGCGCGTAACGCGGTTGCAGTCGCTTCCGGCGGGCGAAGCGGCGAGGTGCGTTTTGTCGGGGAAGTGGATTCGTCTGTCGAAAGCATGCGCCGCCTCATCAAGCGCATTACGGCCAAACATGCGGATGCGCATTTTTGCTATGAAGCCGGGCCGACCGGTTATGGCCTGAACCGGCTCATCGTTTCGATGGGGTTCCCTTGTTCCGTGGTCGCGCCTTCTCTCATTCCGCGCAAGGCGGGCGATCGGGTCAAGACCAACCGTCGCGATGCGGTTGCGCTCGCCAGGTTGCTTCGGGCTGGTGAACTGACAGCCGTGTGGGTTCCGGACGAAAGTCATGAAGCGATGCGCGATCTCGTGCGCGCAAGAGCCGCGGCGGTCGAAACGCTGTGTGTGCATCGTCAGCAGGTGAGCGCATTTATGCTCCGGCACAGTCGGATTTTTCCGCGCAAGACCGCTTGGGGCGCTCGTCATCTTCGCTGGCTTCAAGAACAGAAATTTGATCATCCGGCCCATCAGATCGCGTTGCAGGAGATGGTCGAAGCCGTGAGAATCTCTAAGGAGCGCGTGGAGCGTCTCGAGGCGGCGATCGAAGAGTTCCTACCCGAATGGTCGCTGGCGCCTGTGGTCCAGGCGCTCCAGACCCTACGAGGGATCGATCTGATCGTAGCCGTTACCTGCGCCACGGAGCTTGGCGATCTGAGTCGCTTCGAAAATCCGCGTCAGCTCATGGGCTATCTCGGTCTGACGCCGAGTGAGCGCTCGACGGGCGACACAGTTCGGCGTGGCGGCATCACCAAGGCCGGCAATGGTCGCGTGCGGCATCTGCTGATCGAAAGCGCCTGGACCTACCGCCATCCACCACGGATCGGAAAATTGAAGCTCTACAAACTCGAAGCCGCGCCGCCGCGCGTAAGAGAGATAGCGTGGAAAGCGCAGACCCGCCTAACAGCACGATATCGCGCGCTCAGTGCACGCGGCAAAAGAACGACCGTCGTCTGCGCCGCAATTGCGCGGGAGCTTGTTGGTTTCATGTGGTGCGTTGCAAAGGAGGCGCAAACCGCCTGAGACGCAACACAGGCAATTGATTATCCGCTCGCGCATGGGCGGGGACTGGATCTCGGCGAGGGGAATACCCGTCACACGCTTTGTGGCCGGCAACAGCCGACGCCCGCTGTAAGATAGGGACAGCCCCAGACGCATTTTCGGGAATGCGGTAACCAACCCGCGCATAAGAGCTTGATCACCGACGTCTTTCAGATCCAGTCCCTACCCCTGCGCGACAACCGTCCTTCCACGCCGCTTCCCGTGGCGTGAAGTCGCTCGTCAAATTTGTTGACAGCGGACATAAGAGCGCTGTTGCGGTCCCACCTTCCAACCGATGCTGAAAGCAGCGAGTCTGATCTCCTGATTTGGAGATAAGGCTTGTGTCCAGACTTGACCCTACGCTTGAGCCTAATGGCGGAGCGGTGCGCCGGATCGAAGTGATCACGGGCGGCGGCGAACGTCGTCGACGATGGTCGGTTGCGGAGAAGGCGCAAGCCGTCGAAGAGTCGCTTGCGCCTGGCGCGGTGGTTTCAGTTGTCGCGCGACGGCATGGGCTGGCGCCGCAGCAATTGTTTTCGTGGCGACGAAAGGCGCGACGGCAAGCGGAACTCGATGCTGTTTCATTTGCGCCGGTTGTTGTCGAGCGACGAGAGGAAGCGCCCGTCGCTCTGGGGTCGGAGAGCAGACCGGTTGCTCGCCCGCACGTGATTGAGCTCGCAATTGACGGTGCAAGCGTCTGGATCTGGCGTGACGCGCCCATGGGCATGGTCACGGCGATTATCGACGCCTTGAAGGCGAGTTCATGATCGGGCCGACAGGCGCGATCCGCGTCATGGTGGCGACGAAGCCCGTCGACTTCCGAAAGGGCGCCGAGGGCTTGGCTGCGCTGGTCCGAGAGACGATGCAGGCAGATCCTTTTGACGGCGCTGTTTATGTGTTCCGCGCGAAAAGGGCTGATCGCATCAAACTGGTGTTCTGGGACGGCACGGGCGTCTGTCTCTTTGCCAAGCGGCTGGAAGATGGCGAGTTCCGCTGGCCGAAGATCGAAGACGGGGTGATGCGGTTGTCCGCGGCGCAGTTTTCGGCGCTGCTGGAGGGGCTCGACTTTCGCCGCGTGCGCGCGGCGAAAGAGACGGCGGCGCCGACCTTGCCGGGATAAGCCGCGACACAGTGAATCAGGGCATCGAAGAACGTCGAAAGGCGGCGGAAAATATGGTCTTCTGCGACTATGGCGCAGGCGATCGAGACGCTTCCCGACGATCCAAACGAACTGAAGGCGATGCTGCTTGCCGAGCGGGCGCGCAACGAGCGTCTCGTTCAGATCATCAAGGAGATGCAGCGCCATCGCTTTGGACGGCGCGCCGAGACCCTTCCCGAAGACCAGATGCTGCTCGCGCTCGAAGAGGTCGAGCAGACGGAAGCGGGCGCCGCGGCGGAGGGGGAAGCCAAGTCCGCCGCCGAACGTGAAAAGGCGGCCAGAAAGCGCCGCACGAACCGTGGCGCGCTACCTGCCCATCTCCCGCGCATCGAAACCATCATCGACATCGAGGATAAAGCCTGTCCTTGCTGCAAGGGCGCGCTCCACCAGATCGGCGAAGATGTCTCTGAGCGGCTCGACGTCGTGCCAGCGCAGTTCCGCGTGCTGGTGACGCGTCGACCCAAATACGCTTGTCGCGCCTGCGAGGGCGCGGTCGTGCAGGCGCCGGCCCCGGCGCGGCTGATCGAAGGCGGCTTGCCGACGGAGGTGACAGTCGCACATGTGCTCGTTTCCAAATACGCCGATCATCTTCCGCTTTATCGCCAAGCACAGATCTACGCCCGGCAGGGGATCGCCCTCGACCGTTCGACGCTCGCCGACTGGGTTGGTCGCGCCGCCTGGCATTTGCGGCCCGTGCACGAGCGGCTTCTGGAACACATCAGATCGTCGACGAAAATCTTCGCTGACGAGACAAGGGCGCCGGTGCTCGACCCCGGGCGCGGGCGTACCAAGACTGGCCAACTTTGGGCTTATGCGCGTGACGACCGGCCATGGGGCGGCGCCGATCCGCCAATCGCAGTCTATGTCTATGCGCAAAACCGAAAGTCCGAGCAGCCGCTCACGCATCTTGCTGGCTTCACGGGCGTCGTGCAGGTCGACGGTTACGCCGGCTATCGCGCGCTGACGCAGAAGAACAGCGTGTCGCTCGCCTTCTGCTGGTCTCACGTCCGCCGGCGCTTCTACGAACTCGCCGCAGCAGGTCCCGCGCCGATCGCCAGCGAGGCTCTGGCGCGCATCGGCGAACTCTACGCCATCGAGAGCGACATCCGCGGCCAAAGCGCCGGCAAACGTCGGGACGCGCGGCAGGAGAAATCCCGCCCCATCCTCGACGCGCTCGAGCCATGGCTGCGTGAAAAACTCGCGCTGATCAGCCAGAAGACCAAGCTCGCCGAGGCGATCCGCTACGCGCTCTCGCGCTGGGACGGCCTGACACGCTTCATCGACGACGGGCGCATCGAGATCGACTCCAATGTCGTCGAACGTGCAATCCGTCCCATCGCCCTCAATCGGAAAAACGCTCTCTTCGCGGGTTCGGACGGAGGCGGCGAAAACTGGGCGATCGTCGCCTCGCTCATCGAGACCTCCAAGCTCAATGGCGTCGATCCGCTGGCCTACATCGCTGACGCTCTTTCTAAGATCGTCAACGGCCATCTCGCAAGTAAGCTCGACGAACTGATGCCTTGGGCCTATGCACAATCCGCCGTGGCCTTCAAAGAGGTGGCCTGAAAACAGCGGTTACTCTGCATCGGCTTGCCCGGCGCGATGTAACGCCATGTATGGATGCCCCCGTTCGTGCAAGAAGTTTTTGAGCGGTTCGACCACGTGATCGGGTGCGGTCATGTATCAGGCCTTCATATGCGGCCCAATACGTGACCGCTAGCCGGTATGGAGATATGTGGGCCTGGCGCAAATCATTCGAACGAGTCTTGAGCTCTATGGCGTTAATTGCGTTTCCGGGCCCGGATCTGACCGATCATTTGACCTTACCGTTCGTCGACCTCCTCACACGCCCGACGTTTCCCAAGTCACGGAGTCTGATTGTCGATCAGGACACCGCAACCGCAGGAACTCGGAAATCTTCTCCCTTCGCCAGCATGGCCCAGACCGAGCGCGCCATATTGTTGGCGAGCGCAATCGCCACCAGCATCTTTGGTTTGCGCGACAGCATGCGCTGCAGCCAGCTTCCCTCCGGCGCACCCTTCCGCAAGGCGGAGCGAACGACGGCCATCGCGCCGATGATCAGCAGGCGGCGAATATCGCGCTGGTCCATCTTTGAGATTTTCCCGAGAACCTGTTTGCCCCCGGTCGAATGTTGCCGGGGGACAAGCCCAAGCCAGGCGGCGAAATCGCGCCCTCGGTTGAAGACATCCATTGGCGGCGCGAAAGTCTCTATCGCTAGGGCCGTGATTGGGCCGACGCCAGGCATAGTTTGCAGACGCCGTGTCGTTTCTCCGTATGCGGCTTCGTGAACCGTCACCTTCTCAAGGTCGGAGATCTTTTTCGACAGCCCTTCGATCTGATCAAGGAAGGCACGCGCCAGTTCCACGACGAGCAATGGAAACGGTGTTGTTTGATCCTCGACCGCCGCTTCAAGAACTTTAACGTTCGCCGTCCCCTGAGCGGCGACGACGCCGTGCTCCGACAAATGACCGCGGAGCGCGTTAATCAGCTGCGTACGCTGCCGGATCAAAAGATCCCGCGTCCGAAAAAGCATGGCGCGGGCCTGCTGTTCCTCGGTCTTGATCGCGACAAAACGCATCGTCGGTCGACTTGCAGCCTCAGCGATAGCTTCCGCGTCGGCCGCATCGTTCTTTTGGCGCTTGACGAAAGGTTTGACGTAGGCGGGTGGGATCAATCGAACCTCGTGCCCGAGGTCGCGGATGGCTCGCCCCCAATGGTGGGCGCTTCCGCAGGCCTCCATGGCGACGATGCAGCGTGGCTGCTCGGCAAAGAAGGCGAGAACTTTTTCTCGGGAAAGCTTCTTGCGGAAACCCACGCCACCATCGGCGAGGGCGCCATGCGCCTGGAAGGACCGTTTTGCAAGATCAAGACCGATGATGCTAACCTTTTCCATAGATGCTCTCTCCGTTCGTTGCGAAAACATCACCACCTTGGCACATCGATGCCGTCAGGAGGGGGCATCCACTCCATCATTCGATCCCGCCTTCGCTTGCCCAGGACAGGATGGCGTTCGAGGTGAACTCCGTCCCGTCGTCGGAAACGATCATGCCCGGCTTGTCGCGTCGCCGGATCAGCGCGGACAGCTCACGGGCGACGCGCTTTCCCGAGATCGACGTATCGGGGATCGCCGCCAGACATTCGCGCGTGACGTCGTCGACGATGTTGAGGATGCGAAAGCGCCGGCCACAGGCGAACTGGTCATGCACGAAGTCCAGAGACCAACGCGCATTCGGCTTCGCCTCGACGAGGATCGGCGCCCGCGTCCCAACGGCGCGGCGTCGGGAGCGGCGCTTGCGCACCGTGAGCCCTTCCTCACGATAGAGCCGGTAGATGCGGTTCTTGCCGGACCGCTCGCCTTGCTGACGCAGCAGGACGAACAGCCGCCGGTAGCCGAAGCGGCGGCGAGAGTTGGCGAGTTCTCGAAGCCTTTCGCGCAGAGCCGTATCGGCCTGACGCTTCGGGGCATAGCGGACCGTCGTGCGGTCGACGGCGACGATGCAGCAGGCCCGACGCTCCGACAGGCCCATCACGGCCCGAAGATGCGCGACGGCTTCGCGCCTGACGGCGGGCCCTACCATTAATGGGATGGTCCGTCCCGTCCTCCCGCCTCATACTGAGGCATTCGGGACGGAGAAGGTTTCCCCATGACATTGCGCAACAAACCCCGCGATGCTGAGGTCTACGGCGTCGACATCGGCAAAACCGTTTTCCACGTTGTCGGCCTCGATGCGGCCGGCAAGCCGATCCAGAAGGCAAGCTTTCGGCGCGACACGCTGCTGAAGTTCTTTGAGGCAGCCAAGCCTGCGCTCGTCGACATGGAGGCCTGTGCCGGCTCGCAATGGCTTGCTCGAAAAATCCTGGCCTTGGGCCACAAGGTTCGGATTGTTCCGGCGCAGTTCGTGAAGCCCTATGTCAAATCAAATAAAAGCGACATCATCGACGCAGCCGCCATCGCAGAAGCCGTCACACGACCAACGATGCGGTTTGTGGAGGTGAAGTCCGTTGCGCAGGCCGATTTGCAAGCGCTTCATCGCATTCGCGATCAGATGATGACCGCACGAACCCGACTGATCAATCAGATGCGCGCCTTCTGTCTCGAATGCGGCGTCGCGATGCATCAGGGCGCCGGCAAGTTCAAAGCAGACTTTCCGCGCATCATCGCTGACGAGGGCAATGATATCAGTGCGGCGATGCGACGCCTCCTTCTGGATCTTTTCGAGGATTTGAAACGCCTGGAGTTGCGAATCGGCCAAGTGACTAAGGAAATCGAAGCGATCGCCGCAGTCGACGACCGAGCTCGGCGTCTGATGACCGTGCCCGGCATCGGCGCGCTCGCTGCAACCGCCATTGTCGCTACAGCGGGTGACGGACAACAGTTCAAAAAAGCACGCGACATGGCCGCTTGGCTCGGCCTTGTGCCGCGGCAATTTTCGACGGGCGGCAAGACCACGCTGCTCGGTATCAGCAAGCGTGGCAACCAGTACGTGCGCGGGTTACTCGTCCACGGGTCGCGATCATGTCTATTGCATCTCGACCGCTCACGTGATCGTCTCGGCGCGTGGCTCGATGCCCTGCAACGACGGATGCACAACAACAAGGTCGTCGTCGCCCTCGCGGCGAAAATCGCCCGCATTGTCTGGGTCATCCTGACCCGTCCAGGCGCGTTGTACGAACGCCATCAACCCATTCCGGCTTAAATCGCCGGAGTTCAGACTGCGAGGTTCGGGATAGTGATGACGAAACAGTTGATCGGCGTGTCGTAAACCCTGTGCAAAAAAAACGGGCTTCTTGCCCGAACCATTATTTGGGAACGATACGTGCGGATCTCATCATGGCCTGGCCGCAACAGCGATCCACTCGCGAGAGGCCGGATACATTTAAGCAGACTGCATCGTCAGAACGAACGCGACCCTTGCACGGACGGGGCGGACCATACATTTTTTCCCAGAAGCTCCCGGAGCGCCGCCGCTTCCAGCATCTGATCCGCCAGCAGCTTCTTCAGCTTTGCATTCTCCTCCTCCAGCGCCTTCAGACGCTTCGCTTCCGAAACGTCCATGCCGCCGAATTTGGCCTTCCAATTGTAGAGCGTCGCTTCCGAAACCGCGTATTTGCGCGCCAGATCCGCGACCTTCGCGCCCGCTTCCTGCTCCCGCAAAATCCCGATGATCTGCTCTTCCGTGAACCGCTTCTTCTTCATCTCGTCCGTCCTGCAATGGGCCGGACTCTAATCCAAGCTGGAGGAGTTTTTCAGGGGCAGGTCACCCGCCCAGCGAAGCGGTGCGCTACCTCGCGGGAAACGTAACGGTGGCGGACGTCTGGAAATTTAATGCGCCGATACGGGCGGAGCCGGAGGTAGTAAGGGCTCGTCCGAGAATAACTGAACCGAGGGCGCTTCTGGATGCGGTCTGGCGATTCCTCGGCGAATCGGAATCGTTTAGCCTTCTGGCGTGATCGACGAATCGGCCATTCGCTCGCGCTTCGAGGCGCTCGCTCCACTCCTGGACGAGCGGGCGCTTCGGCGCTTTGCTGCGGCCGAGGCGCAAGCGGCGGGACGTGGCGGAATCGCCGCGGTGTCGCGGATCACCGGGGTCGCGCGCAGCACGATCGGGCGCGGGGTCAACGAGCTGCGCGCCGGCGAGCCGTGCGACGCGTCTCGCGTTCGGCGTCCGGGCGGCGGACGCAAGCCGCTGGTCGAGACGGATCCCACTCTGCGTGACGATCTGCGTTCCCTCGTCGAGCCGGACGCACGCGGTGATCCGCAATCGCCGCTGCTTTGGACCTGCAAGAGCCTG
Encoded here:
- a CDS encoding ABC transporter permease, which encodes MSAHLLPKLSEFGRIISVILLMDMRTRFGASFFGYLIAIGWPLSHLVIISGAYLLRNYVAPVGESPAVFVATGVVPYILCLYPGRMLGMAVIQGRSLLNMPILKPGHLIAARWILEVLNAFIVLGLYLLLMYSLDIDFLPADYFVAAQAVLAAVYLGVGIGALNTVACAVFGHFFLLAFTMVTVLLYIASGVYVPSYTFSEEMREYYSYNPLFQIVEWLRSAYYTSYDPAMVDKFYVIEVASISLALGLLGERFFRGKFLS
- the tnpC gene encoding IS66 family transposase, which gives rise to MAQAIETLPDDPNELKAMLLAERARNERLVQIIKEMQRHRFGRRAETLPEDQMLLALEEVEQTEAGAAAEGEAKSAAEREKAARKRRTNRGALPAHLPRIETIIDIEDKACPCCKGALHQIGEDVSERLDVVPAQFRVLVTRRPKYACRACEGAVVQAPAPARLIEGGLPTEVTVAHVLVSKYADHLPLYRQAQIYARQGIALDRSTLADWVGRAAWHLRPVHERLLEHIRSSTKIFADETRAPVLDPGRGRTKTGQLWAYARDDRPWGGADPPIAVYVYAQNRKSEQPLTHLAGFTGVVQVDGYAGYRALTQKNSVSLAFCWSHVRRRFYELAAAGPAPIASEALARIGELYAIESDIRGQSAGKRRDARQEKSRPILDALEPWLREKLALISQKTKLAEAIRYALSRWDGLTRFIDDGRIEIDSNVVERAIRPIALNRKNALFAGSDGGGENWAIVASLIETSKLNGVDPLAYIADALSKIVNGHLASKLDELMPWAYAQSAVAFKEVA
- a CDS encoding IS110 family transposase encodes the protein MEQSTEIFVGIDVSKARNAVAVASGGRSGEVRFVGEVDSSVESMRRLIKRITAKHADAHFCYEAGPTGYGLNRLIVSMGFPCSVVAPSLIPRKAGDRVKTNRRDAVALARLLRAGELTAVWVPDESHEAMRDLVRARAAAVETLCVHRQQVSAFMLRHSRIFPRKTAWGARHLRWLQEQKFDHPAHQIALQEMVEAVRISKERVERLEAAIEEFLPEWSLAPVVQALQTLRGIDLIVAVTCATELGDLSRFENPRQLMGYLGLTPSERSTGDTVRRGGITKAGNGRVRHLLIESAWTYRHPPRIGKLKLYKLEAAPPRVREIAWKAQTRLTARYRALSARGKRTTVVCAAIARELVGFMWCVAKEAQTA
- a CDS encoding IS110 family transposase translates to MTLRNKPRDAEVYGVDIGKTVFHVVGLDAAGKPIQKASFRRDTLLKFFEAAKPALVDMEACAGSQWLARKILALGHKVRIVPAQFVKPYVKSNKSDIIDAAAIAEAVTRPTMRFVEVKSVAQADLQALHRIRDQMMTARTRLINQMRAFCLECGVAMHQGAGKFKADFPRIIADEGNDISAAMRRLLLDLFEDLKRLELRIGQVTKEIEAIAAVDDRARRLMTVPGIGALAATAIVATAGDGQQFKKARDMAAWLGLVPRQFSTGGKTTLLGISKRGNQYVRGLLVHGSRSCLLHLDRSRDRLGAWLDALQRRMHNNKVVVALAAKIARIVWVILTRPGALYERHQPIPA
- the tnpA gene encoding IS66-like element accessory protein TnpA, which gives rise to MSRLDPTLEPNGGAVRRIEVITGGGERRRRWSVAEKAQAVEESLAPGAVVSVVARRHGLAPQQLFSWRRKARRQAELDAVSFAPVVVERREEAPVALGSESRPVARPHVIELAIDGASVWIWRDAPMGMVTAIIDALKASS
- the tnpB gene encoding IS66 family insertion sequence element accessory protein TnpB (TnpB, as the term is used for proteins encoded by IS66 family insertion elements, is considered an accessory protein, since TnpC, encoded by a neighboring gene, is a DDE family transposase.); amino-acid sequence: MIGPTGAIRVMVATKPVDFRKGAEGLAALVRETMQADPFDGAVYVFRAKRADRIKLVFWDGTGVCLFAKRLEDGEFRWPKIEDGVMRLSAAQFSALLEGLDFRRVRAAKETAAPTLPG
- a CDS encoding IS110 family transposase yields the protein MEKVSIIGLDLAKRSFQAHGALADGGVGFRKKLSREKVLAFFAEQPRCIVAMEACGSAHHWGRAIRDLGHEVRLIPPAYVKPFVKRQKNDAADAEAIAEAASRPTMRFVAIKTEEQQARAMLFRTRDLLIRQRTQLINALRGHLSEHGVVAAQGTANVKVLEAAVEDQTTPFPLLVVELARAFLDQIEGLSKKISDLEKVTVHEAAYGETTRRLQTMPGVGPITALAIETFAPPMDVFNRGRDFAAWLGLVPRQHSTGGKQVLGKISKMDQRDIRRLLIIGAMAVVRSALRKGAPEGSWLQRMLSRKPKMLVAIALANNMARSVWAMLAKGEDFRVPAVAVS